The Paramixta manurensis region CCGTCGGCGCAGCCGTACAGGGTGGCGTACTGGCAGGCGATGTGAAAGATGTGCTGTTGCTGGACGTAACGCCGCTGTCGCTGGGTATCGAAACCATGGGTGGCGTGATGACGTCGCTGATTACCAAAAACACTACTATCCCGACTAAGCACAGCCAGGTGTTCTCTACGGCGGAAGATAATCAATCTGCGGTAACCATCCATGTGCTTCAGGGTGAGCGTAAACGCGCGGCGGATAACAAATCGCTGGGGCAGTTTAATCTCGACGGTATTCAGGCCGCACCGCGCGGTATGCCGCAGATTGAAGTGACCTTTGACATTGATGCCGACGGTATTCTGCATGTTTCCGCGAAAGATAAAAACAGCGGTAAAGAGCAGAAAATCACCATCAAGGCTTCTTCTGGCTTGAACGATGAAGAAATCGAAAAAATGGTGCGTGATGCAGAAGCCAATGCTGAGTCAGACCGTAAGTTTGAAGAGCTGGTCCAGACCCGTAACCAAGGCGATCAGATCGCCCACAGTACGCGTAAACAACTGGAAGAAGCCGGTGACAAACTCTCTGCGGAAGATAAAGCACCGATCGAGTCTGCGCTGAGCGAACTGGAAACCGCGCTGAAAGGCGAAGATAAAGCAGAGATCGACGCCAAGATGCAGGCGCTGATGCAGGCGTCCGAAAAACTGATGCAATTTGCTCAACAGCAGGCTCAGGCGGGCGCAGCAGATGCCGGTGACGCGACGGCGAAAGCGGAAGACGACGTGGTTGACGCTGAGTTCGAAGAAGTTAAAGACAACAAAAAATAATTGCCCTGATCGGGCGCGGCGGTTGCCCTGACAACCGCTGGTAACCAGCACGGGCGTCGGAGTTTCTCCACGCCCGTGCACGCATGTTAAGGGCAGGACAACCATAATGGCGAAAAAAGACTATTACGAGATTTTAGGCGTTCCGAAGTCTGCGGATGAGCGTGAAATCAAAAAGGCCTATAAACGCCTGGCAATGAAATATCACCCTGACCGCAACCAGGGAAATAAAGACGCCGAAACCCAGTTTAAAGAGGTTAAGGAAGCTTACGAAATTCTGACCGATGCGCAGAAGCGCGCGGCCTACGATCAGTATGGCCATGCCGCGTTTGAACAAGGTGGCATGGGCGGCGGTGGTTTTGGCGGCGGCTTCGGCGGCGGCGGTGCCGATTTCAGCGATATCTTTGGCGACGTATTTGGCGATATTTTCGGGGGAGGACGTCGTCAGCGTGCTGCCCGTGGTGCCGATTTACGCTACAACATGGAACTAACGCTGGAAGAAGCGGTACGCGGCGTGACCAAAGAGATCCGCATTCCAACGCTACAAGAGTGTGATGTTTGCCACGGCAGCGGGGCAAAAGCAGGCACGCAACCGCAGACTTGCCCAACCTGTCATGGCGCGGGTCAAGTGCAAATGCGTCAGGGGTTCTTTACCGTCCAACAGGCGTGTCCGACTTGTCACGGACGTGGCTCAATCATTAAAGATCCTTGTAACGCTTGCCACGGCCATGGCCGGGTAGAAAAATCGAAAACGTTGTCGGTCAAAATCCCGGCAGGCGTTGATACCGGTGACCGCATTCGCCTCAGTGGCGAGGGTGAAGCCGGGGAACATGGCGCCCCGGCAGGCGATCTGTACGTTCAGGTTTCAGTGAAGAAACACCCAATCTTTGAACGTGAAGATAATAATCTGTACTGCGAAGTACCGATCAATTTCGCGATGGCGGCCTTGGGCGGCGAGATCGAAGTACCGACACTGGATGGCCGCGTGAAACTCAAAGTTCCGGTCGAAACGCAAACCGGTAAGCTGTTCCGTATGCGCGGAAAAGGCGTGAAGTCGGTACGTGGCGGCAGCCAGGGAGATTTGTTGTGTCGGGTGGTGGTGGAAACGCCGGTCAACCTGAATGATAAACAGAAAGCCCTGCTGCGCGAGTTGGAAGAGAGTTTTGGCGGCCCGGGCAGTGAGAAAAACAGCCCGCGTTCGAAAACCTTTTTCGACGGCGTGAAAAAATTCTTTGATGATTTAACCCGTTAAGTTTGTTTCCGGGCGCAATGCGTTGCGCCCGTTTATTTCTTTTTCCCCCTCAATTGCAGTCGCGCCTTTTCCTGTCCAATCCTAACTTTTCTGAATAATTTGTTTTTTCCATCACGCTAAACTCTTTATGCTATGCCACTAAATGAAGGATTTACGATTAAGGGAAAAGGTAACCCATCGATGATAGCTCAGATAAAACGCGTATTAGGCAATGAAGCGACCGGCGGCGTGGTGCTGATTTTAGCGGCTGCGTTGGCGATGTTGCTGGCTAACACGACGGAGACGAAAGCGGCATATCAGGCATTTTTAGACGCGCCGGTTGCGTTTCATTTTGGCCCGTTGGCGATCGATAAAAATGTGTTGCTCTGGGTTAATGACGCGCTAATGGCGCTGTTTTTTTTGGCTATTGGGCTCGAAGTTAAACGTGAAATGGTGGAAGGCGCGCTGGCCAGCCGCGAGCAGGCGGTGTTCCCACTGATTGCCGCGCTGGGCGGGATGGTGGCACCGGCGCTGGTGTTCCTCGCTTTTAACGGCCATGACGTGGTAACGCGCAACGGGTGGGCGATTCCTTCTGCGACGGATATTGCGTTTGCACTCGGTATTTTGGCATTACTCGGTAGTCGGGTTCCGCCAGTGCTGAAGGTTTTCTTGCTGACGTTGGCGGTAGTGGATGATTTGGGCGCGATTGTGATTATCGCCCTGTTCTATACCCACCAATTGTCGCTAAGCGCGTTGGCGGTAGCCGCTGCCGCTATCGTAGTGCTGGCGGTACTTAATCGTTGCCGAGTGCGTCATACCGCACTGTATTTGTTGGTGGGGATGGTGTTGTGGGTTGCGATCCTGAAATCGGGCGTCCACGCTACCCTGGCGGGTGTCATCGTGGGTTTCTTTATTCCGACGGCGCAGCAGGAGGGTGATTCTCCGGCGAAACGTTTAGAACACGGATTAGTGCCATGGGTGAGTTGGTTTATTTTACCGCTGTTCGCGTTTGCCAACGCGGGCGTTTCACTCAGCGGTATTTCAGCGAGTGATATTGCCTCCCGGCTACCGCTTGGCATCGTGTTGGGGTTGTTGGTGGGGAAACCGCTGGGGATTACGGTGTTCTGCTGGCTGGCGGTAAAACTGCGTATAGCGCGGCTGCCGGCAGGATGCGGAATCAAGGATATTGCGGCGGTTGGCGTGTTATGCGGTATCGGCTTCACCATGTCGATTTTTATCGCCTCACTGGCCTATGGCGATGCGCATCCGGCCTTTATCACGTTGGCAAAGTTAGGGATCTTATCCGGTTCGATAATTTCGGCCATTCTCGGGTTTATTTTACTGCGCTGGCGGTTGAAGTAAGCGGCGGGGCACGGCGGCTTACTTTAGCCGCCTGGCGTGCAGGCATAAAAAAACCGGCGTTAAGCCGGTTTTTTCACAAAGCGATTCAGCAAGCCGGCAATTAAGCCAGTTTGTTGATCTGTGCAGTCAGGTTTGATTTATGACGTGCCGCTTTGTTTTTGTGGATCAGACCTTTAGCAGCCTGACGGTCCACGATTGGTTGCATTTCGTTAAATGCTTTCTGTGCAGCTTCTTTGTCGCCAGCTGCGATAGCCGCGTATACTTTCTTAACGAAAGTACGCATCATGGAACGACGGCTTGCGTTATGCTTGCGGCGCTTCTCAGATGTTACGGCGCGTTTCTTAGCTGATTTGATATTAGCCAAGGTCCAACTCCCAAATGTGTTCTATGAGGACAAATCAAAGGCCGAGGACTATGCCTTTTCAACCTTCTTTTGTCAATGGATTTGTGCAAATAAGCGCCGTTTGAAAAACAACGCCTGGTTACGTATTTGATGGCGCAAGATTCTACCAGCTTCGCATCAGCGAATACAGCTTTTCGCGACAAAAAAACCGCTTTAGCGGCAACCCTCCTCTGCTGGCGAAAGAAAACCTCTGTTGAAACAGGGAAAGCGGCATTCCACGGGTTAACCTTGGCCGCTGTACAAGGTATAATCCGCCGATTTCCACAAAATTGAGTCAGCCATGAAGCTTATACGCGGCATACATAATATCAGGGAGCAGCATCGCGGCTGTGTGCTGACCATTGGTAATTTTGATGGGGTACACCGCGGCCATCAGGCGCTGTTAGCACGTCTGTGCGAAGAGGGGCGGCGTCTGGGGCTACCTGTGATGGTGATGCTGTTCGAACCGCAGCCGCTGGAGTTATTCGCGGCGGACAAAGCGCCTGCCCGCCTGACCCGGCTGCGTGAGAAAATAAAATATCTCTCTGAAGCGGGCGTCGACGCCGTACTGTGCGTGCGTTTCGATCGGCGTTTTGCGGCTATCACCGCGCAAAGCTTTGTGGCCGATCTGCTGGTCGACAAATTGGGTGTGAAATTCCTCGCGGTGGGTGATGATTTCCGCTTTGGCGCTGGTCGTCAGGGGGATTTCCTGTTATTACAAAAAGCGGGCGTTGAATATGGCTTTGATGTCATCAGTACGCAAACCTTTTGTGATGGCGGTAAACGCATCAGCAGCACGGCGGTGCGCCAGGCGTTGGCAGAAGACGCGTTAACGCAAGCGGCCGCCCTCTTAGGGCATCCTTTTGCGATTTCTGGTCGGGTGGTGCACGGCGATGCTTTAGGGCGCACCATCGGTTTCCCCACTGCCAACCTACCGTTGCGGCGTTATCTTTCGCCGGTTAAGGGCGTGTACGCGGTAGAAGTCTATGGCTTAGGGGAAAAACCGTTGCCAGGCGTAGCGAATATCGGCACCCGTCCAACCGTTGCCGGGCTGCGCCAACAGTTAGAGGTTCATTTGCTGGATGTTGCAATGGACCTGTACGGTCGCCATATCGATGTGGTGCTTCGTCAAAAAATACGTAACGAGCAGCGCTTTGCTTCACTGGACGCGCTGAAAGAGCAAATTGCTAAAGATGTGGTGACGGCTCGAAATTTCTTCGGGTTGAACAACGCGCTTTAAGAACCGAAATACGGAACCGAGAATCTGATGAGTGACTATAAATCTACCCTGAATTTGCCGGAAACGGGGTTCCCGATGCGCGGCGATTTAGCTAAGCGCGAACCGGGA contains the following coding sequences:
- the ribF gene encoding bifunctional riboflavin kinase/FAD synthetase produces the protein MKLIRGIHNIREQHRGCVLTIGNFDGVHRGHQALLARLCEEGRRLGLPVMVMLFEPQPLELFAADKAPARLTRLREKIKYLSEAGVDAVLCVRFDRRFAAITAQSFVADLLVDKLGVKFLAVGDDFRFGAGRQGDFLLLQKAGVEYGFDVISTQTFCDGGKRISSTAVRQALAEDALTQAAALLGHPFAISGRVVHGDALGRTIGFPTANLPLRRYLSPVKGVYAVEVYGLGEKPLPGVANIGTRPTVAGLRQQLEVHLLDVAMDLYGRHIDVVLRQKIRNEQRFASLDALKEQIAKDVVTARNFFGLNNAL
- the rpsT gene encoding 30S ribosomal protein S20, which translates into the protein MANIKSAKKRAVTSEKRRKHNASRRSMMRTFVKKVYAAIAAGDKEAAQKAFNEMQPIVDRQAAKGLIHKNKAARHKSNLTAQINKLA
- the nhaA gene encoding Na+/H+ antiporter NhaA codes for the protein MIAQIKRVLGNEATGGVVLILAAALAMLLANTTETKAAYQAFLDAPVAFHFGPLAIDKNVLLWVNDALMALFFLAIGLEVKREMVEGALASREQAVFPLIAALGGMVAPALVFLAFNGHDVVTRNGWAIPSATDIAFALGILALLGSRVPPVLKVFLLTLAVVDDLGAIVIIALFYTHQLSLSALAVAAAAIVVLAVLNRCRVRHTALYLLVGMVLWVAILKSGVHATLAGVIVGFFIPTAQQEGDSPAKRLEHGLVPWVSWFILPLFAFANAGVSLSGISASDIASRLPLGIVLGLLVGKPLGITVFCWLAVKLRIARLPAGCGIKDIAAVGVLCGIGFTMSIFIASLAYGDAHPAFITLAKLGILSGSIISAILGFILLRWRLK
- the dnaJ gene encoding molecular chaperone DnaJ is translated as MAKKDYYEILGVPKSADEREIKKAYKRLAMKYHPDRNQGNKDAETQFKEVKEAYEILTDAQKRAAYDQYGHAAFEQGGMGGGGFGGGFGGGGADFSDIFGDVFGDIFGGGRRQRAARGADLRYNMELTLEEAVRGVTKEIRIPTLQECDVCHGSGAKAGTQPQTCPTCHGAGQVQMRQGFFTVQQACPTCHGRGSIIKDPCNACHGHGRVEKSKTLSVKIPAGVDTGDRIRLSGEGEAGEHGAPAGDLYVQVSVKKHPIFEREDNNLYCEVPINFAMAALGGEIEVPTLDGRVKLKVPVETQTGKLFRMRGKGVKSVRGGSQGDLLCRVVVETPVNLNDKQKALLRELEESFGGPGSEKNSPRSKTFFDGVKKFFDDLTR